The following proteins are co-located in the Siansivirga zeaxanthinifaciens CC-SAMT-1 genome:
- a CDS encoding DoxX family protein, whose product MKRNLALGLLILRLSVGILMLLHGLAKFGGALTFIESMLIEKGLPGFLAYGVLVGEIIAPVAIIVGFRTRIAAFIFVINCLVAMLLVHSNDIFSMSEHGGWALELLGIYMFGALALVFTGGGTYAVSKTNSWD is encoded by the coding sequence ATGAAAAGAAATTTAGCTCTAGGATTATTAATACTCAGATTGTCAGTTGGTATTTTAATGTTACTTCATGGTTTAGCCAAATTTGGAGGTGCTTTAACGTTTATTGAAAGTATGCTTATTGAAAAAGGCTTGCCTGGATTTTTAGCTTACGGTGTTTTGGTTGGTGAAATTATAGCGCCTGTTGCTATAATTGTGGGTTTTAGAACCAGAATTGCAGCTTTTATTTTTGTTATAAATTGTCTTGTTGCTATGCTTTTAGTACATAGTAACGATATTTTTAGCATGAGCGAACATGGCGGATGGGCTTTAGAACTTTTAGGTATATACATGTTTGGTGCACTAGCTCTTGTTTTTACTGGAGGTGGCACTTATGCTGTTTCAAAAACCAATAGCTGGGATTAA
- a CDS encoding phosphoribosylaminoimidazolesuccinocarboxamide synthase, translating to MNTITATNFNFPGQKNVYKGKVREVYNINDQELVMIATDRLSAFDVVMPKGIPYKGQILNQIATKMMAATEDLVPNWLTATPDPNVAVGHLCEPFKVEMVIRGYMSGHAAREYKAGKRMLCGVAMPEGMKENDAFPEPIITPATKAEMGDHDEDISREDILKRGIVSEADYLVLEDYTRKLFQRGTEIAASRGLILVDTKYEFGKTKDGKIVLIDEIHTPDSSRYFYAEGYQERQDKGEAQKQLSKEFVRQWLIANNFQGLEGQVVPEMTDDYITSVSERYIELYENITGEKFIKADVSNIQQRIEANVLEYLK from the coding sequence ATGAATACAATTACAGCAACCAATTTTAATTTTCCAGGACAAAAAAATGTTTACAAAGGAAAAGTGAGAGAAGTTTACAACATAAACGACCAAGAATTGGTTATGATTGCAACCGACAGGTTATCTGCATTCGATGTAGTAATGCCTAAAGGAATTCCTTATAAAGGACAAATTTTAAACCAAATAGCAACCAAAATGATGGCTGCTACCGAAGATTTAGTTCCTAACTGGTTAACTGCAACTCCAGATCCCAATGTTGCTGTAGGTCATTTATGTGAGCCTTTTAAAGTTGAAATGGTTATAAGAGGCTACATGTCTGGTCATGCTGCTCGCGAATACAAAGCAGGAAAGCGCATGCTTTGCGGTGTTGCTATGCCAGAAGGGATGAAAGAAAATGATGCTTTTCCAGAGCCCATTATTACACCAGCAACAAAAGCAGAAATGGGCGATCACGACGAAGATATATCCAGAGAAGATATTTTAAAACGTGGTATTGTTAGTGAAGCAGATTATTTAGTTCTTGAAGATTACACACGTAAATTATTTCAAAGAGGAACAGAAATTGCCGCTAGTAGAGGTTTAATTTTAGTCGATACCAAATACGAATTCGGAAAAACAAAAGATGGTAAAATTGTATTAATTGACGAAATACACACCCCCGATTCTTCTCGTTATTTTTATGCTGAAGGTTACCAAGAACGTCAGGATAAAGGTGAAGCACAAAAGCAATTAAGTAAAGAATTTGTTCGTCAATGGTTAATTGCTAATAATTTTCAAGGGTTAGAAGGACAGGTTGTTCCAGAAATGACCGATGACTATATAACTTCCGTAAGTGAGCGTTATATTGAACTTTATGAAAATATTACTGGTGAAAAATTTATTAAAGCCGATGTTAGTAATATCCAGCAGCGTATTGAAGCCAATGTTCTGGAATATTTAAAATAG
- the dnaN gene encoding DNA polymerase III subunit beta, with product MKFIVSSTYLLKQLQVLGGVINSSNTLPILDNFLFELDHSKLTVSASDLETTMSSNLQVESESEGSIAIPARLLLDTLKTFPEQPLTFVVEDNNTIEISSNHGKYALAYADGKEFPKAVTLDDPSKTVVTGDILATAISKTIFAAGNDDLRPVMSGVFFQFSTESLTFVATDAHKLVKYTREDVKASQVAEFIMPKKPLNLLKGILGGSEDDVTIEYNDSNAKFTFENSELICRLIDGKYPNYEAVIPKENPNKLVIDRTQFLNSVRRVSIFSNKTTHQIRLKIAGAELNISAEDIDYSNKAEERLTCDYQGDDIQIGFNSRFLTEMLNNLSADEVQLEMSLPNRAGILTPVDGLDEGELVTMLVMPVMLNS from the coding sequence ATGAAATTTATAGTATCAAGTACTTATTTATTGAAACAATTACAAGTTTTAGGTGGTGTTATAAACAGCTCTAATACTTTACCTATTTTAGATAACTTTTTATTTGAATTAGACCATAGTAAATTAACAGTTTCTGCAAGCGATTTAGAGACAACCATGTCTTCTAATTTACAAGTAGAAAGTGAAAGCGAAGGCAGTATAGCCATTCCTGCTAGATTATTATTAGATACTTTAAAAACGTTTCCAGAGCAACCTTTAACCTTTGTTGTTGAAGATAATAATACTATTGAAATTAGCTCAAACCATGGTAAATATGCTTTGGCTTACGCCGATGGAAAAGAATTCCCAAAAGCTGTAACACTAGATGACCCAAGTAAAACGGTAGTTACAGGCGATATTTTAGCAACAGCTATTAGCAAAACTATTTTTGCTGCTGGGAATGACGATTTACGTCCGGTAATGAGTGGCGTATTTTTTCAATTTTCAACAGAAAGTTTAACTTTCGTTGCTACCGATGCTCACAAACTAGTTAAGTACACCAGAGAAGATGTTAAAGCTAGCCAAGTAGCCGAGTTTATTATGCCTAAAAAACCTTTAAATTTATTAAAAGGTATTTTGGGAGGTAGCGAAGACGATGTCACTATAGAATATAACGATTCTAATGCTAAATTTACTTTCGAAAATTCGGAGTTAATTTGTCGTTTAATTGATGGTAAATATCCAAATTACGAAGCGGTAATTCCAAAGGAAAATCCGAATAAATTAGTAATAGACAGAACACAGTTTTTAAACTCTGTTCGTCGTGTTAGTATTTTCTCTAACAAAACAACACATCAAATACGTTTAAAAATAGCTGGTGCCGAACTTAATATTTCTGCTGAAGATATTGATTACAGCAACAAGGCCGAAGAGCGTTTAACTTGTGATTATCAAGGAGACGATATTCAAATTGGTTTTAACTCTCGTTTTTTAACAGAAATGTTAAACAACCTGAGTGCAGATGAAGTACAATTAGAAATGAGCTTACCAAATAGAGCAGGTATTTTAACACCTGTAGATGGTCTTGATGAAGGCGAATTAGTAACCATGCTTGTAATGCCTGTTATGTTAAACAGTTAA
- a CDS encoding DUF4212 domain-containing protein: protein MTKGKANAYWKINLRYLLVLLFIWFLVSYGAGILFKDTLNQIKIGGFKLGFWFAQQGSMYVFVILIFVYVRLMNKLDKKYGYDE, encoded by the coding sequence ATGACTAAAGGTAAAGCGAATGCTTACTGGAAAATAAATTTAAGGTATCTATTGGTGCTTTTATTTATATGGTTTTTAGTTTCCTATGGTGCTGGAATTTTATTCAAAGACACCCTTAATCAAATTAAAATTGGAGGTTTTAAATTGGGCTTTTGGTTTGCCCAACAGGGTTCTATGTATGTATTTGTTATTCTCATTTTCGTATATGTTCGTTTAATGAATAAACTTGATAAAAAATACGGATATGATGAATAA
- a CDS encoding heparan-alpha-glucosaminide N-acetyltransferase domain-containing protein: MQTSRLYFIDAVRAFAILMMLQGHFIDTLLEPVYRVDTSTAYRIWSYFRGVTAPTFFTISGLVFTYLLLKANAKGDDQPRIKKGLFRGLLLLGIGYSLRINLVSWFSGYFNTYFLVIDVLQCIGLSLIILVCLHVLFKNYSYLFSVVLFSVGCICFVSEPLYRNLEVTNLPLIISNYITKINGSVFTILPWFGYSAFGAFISTVFFRHVHRNQFKIFTVVTFFVAGYFLMYYSSWLLLRLHYLTNIDLLKLSADYNYLFTRLGNVLVLFGIFYSLENYLKQSIIGRIGEKTLSIYVIHFIILYGSFTGYGLKRFFNKALNPTEAIFGAILFVIVVCIISFYYARTNHFVYNLARKVVDKLKKTKP, encoded by the coding sequence GTGCAAACAAGTCGCCTATATTTTATTGATGCTGTTCGGGCTTTTGCCATTTTAATGATGCTTCAAGGACATTTTATTGATACGCTATTAGAGCCTGTTTACAGAGTAGACACAAGTACAGCTTATAGAATCTGGTCGTATTTTAGAGGTGTTACAGCACCAACATTTTTTACAATTTCTGGATTGGTATTTACCTATTTACTTTTAAAAGCAAATGCAAAAGGCGATGACCAACCTCGTATAAAAAAAGGATTATTTAGAGGATTACTCTTGCTAGGAATAGGTTACAGTCTTCGTATAAATTTAGTAAGTTGGTTTTCAGGTTATTTTAACACTTACTTTTTAGTTATCGATGTATTACAATGTATTGGACTGTCATTAATAATTTTAGTTTGTCTACATGTCTTATTTAAAAATTATTCCTATTTATTTTCTGTTGTTTTATTTTCCGTTGGTTGTATATGTTTTGTTTCAGAACCATTATATAGAAACTTAGAAGTAACTAATTTACCGCTTATAATTTCTAATTACATCACTAAAATAAATGGCTCTGTATTTACTATTTTACCATGGTTTGGATATTCGGCCTTTGGTGCTTTTATTTCTACTGTGTTTTTTAGACATGTACATCGTAACCAATTTAAAATTTTTACCGTAGTAACTTTTTTTGTGGCTGGTTATTTTTTAATGTATTATTCATCTTGGTTATTGTTGAGACTGCATTACTTAACTAATATCGATTTATTAAAATTAAGTGCCGATTATAATTACCTATTTACGCGATTAGGAAATGTTTTGGTATTATTTGGAATATTTTACTCATTAGAAAATTATTTGAAACAATCTATAATAGGAAGAATTGGAGAAAAAACACTTTCTATTTATGTAATACACTTTATTATTCTTTATGGAAGTTTTACGGGATATGGTTTAAAACGATTTTTTAATAAAGCATTAAATCCTACGGAAGCTATTTTTGGTGCGATCCTATTTGTAATTGTTGTTTGTATTATTTCGTTTTATTATGCTCGAACAAATCATTTTGTGTACAATCTGGCTCGTAAAGTAGTAGATAAATTAAAAAAAACAAAACCATAG
- a CDS encoding SAM hydrolase/SAM-dependent halogenase family protein: MAIITLTTDFGQKDHFTGGTKGAILSELPDVKIVDISHNVSPFNILEAAYIIQNAYVSFPKGTIHIIGIDSELNPENKHIAAKLNDHYFICANNGILSMICSEIAPEKIVEINIHDKIQTSFPVLDVFVKVACHIARGGTLEVIGKPITNIKPIKNILPYVNDDKNQIIGSVIYVDNYGNVITNIKRSFFEVIQKGRAFEISARNYKFKKIHNKYSDIVNFNLSEDKRHDEGRGLVVFNSGGFLEIAVYKSNSATVGSASTLMGLNLMDTVSVNFISSSVLPKISEN, translated from the coding sequence ATGGCGATTATAACTTTAACTACAGATTTTGGACAAAAAGATCACTTTACTGGCGGGACAAAAGGCGCTATACTAAGTGAATTACCTGATGTTAAAATTGTTGATATCTCACACAATGTTTCGCCTTTTAATATTTTAGAAGCCGCATACATCATTCAAAACGCTTATGTTAGTTTTCCAAAAGGAACCATACATATTATAGGTATAGATTCTGAACTTAATCCGGAAAACAAACACATAGCCGCTAAATTAAACGATCATTATTTTATTTGTGCCAATAACGGCATATTAAGTATGATTTGTTCTGAAATAGCACCAGAGAAAATAGTAGAAATTAATATTCATGATAAAATTCAAACGAGTTTCCCTGTTTTGGATGTTTTTGTAAAAGTGGCCTGCCATATAGCGCGTGGTGGTACACTGGAAGTTATAGGAAAACCAATTACAAATATTAAACCTATAAAAAACATTCTGCCTTATGTTAACGACGACAAAAACCAAATTATAGGCAGTGTTATTTATGTCGATAATTACGGAAATGTTATTACCAACATTAAACGTAGCTTTTTTGAGGTGATTCAAAAAGGGCGTGCCTTTGAGATATCGGCGCGTAATTATAAATTCAAAAAAATACATAATAAATACAGTGATATCGTCAATTTTAATCTTTCGGAAGATAAACGTCACGACGAAGGCAGAGGCTTGGTCGTTTTTAATTCGGGAGGCTTTTTAGAAATTGCGGTTTATAAAAGTAATAGTGCCACGGTTGGAAGTGCTTCTACTTTAATGGGATTAAATTTAATGGATACGGTAAGCGTTAATTTTATATCGTCGTCTGTGCTTCCTAAAATTTCAGAAAATTAG
- a CDS encoding PhoH family protein, with translation MNEIIIELEEITPKEFFGAQNANIELLKKYFPKLKIVARGNKIKAFGDEELLEVFDSKITMLLKHFAKYNKLDENNIERVLSSDSSDDYATSQQSGEVIVHGVNGRMIKAQTTNQRKMVELMRKNDMVFAIGPAGTGKTYTGVALAVQALKNKEVKRIILTRPAVEAGENLGFLPGDLKEKLDPYMQPLYDALRDMIPAEKLAMYIENGTIQIAPLAFMRGRTLDNAFVILDEGQNTTHNQMKMFLTRMGKNAKFLLTGDPGQIDLPRRTISGLKEALLILKDVEGVGMIFLDDKDVIRHKLVKKVIEAYKNIENRD, from the coding sequence TTGAACGAAATCATTATTGAACTTGAAGAAATCACTCCAAAAGAGTTTTTTGGAGCACAGAATGCCAACATCGAACTTCTAAAAAAATATTTTCCAAAGCTTAAAATAGTGGCTCGCGGAAATAAAATTAAAGCCTTTGGCGATGAAGAATTGCTAGAAGTCTTCGACAGCAAAATAACCATGCTTTTAAAACATTTTGCTAAATACAATAAACTAGACGAAAACAACATAGAGCGCGTGCTATCAAGCGATAGTAGCGACGACTATGCGACTTCACAACAAAGTGGAGAAGTTATTGTACATGGTGTAAATGGCAGAATGATTAAAGCCCAAACAACAAATCAGCGTAAAATGGTTGAGCTTATGCGTAAAAACGATATGGTTTTTGCTATTGGTCCAGCTGGAACGGGAAAAACGTATACAGGTGTTGCGCTAGCTGTGCAGGCTTTAAAAAACAAGGAGGTTAAACGAATTATTTTAACCAGGCCAGCGGTTGAAGCAGGGGAGAACCTTGGGTTCTTACCAGGTGATTTGAAAGAAAAACTAGATCCGTACATGCAACCTCTATATGATGCCCTACGCGATATGATTCCTGCCGAAAAATTAGCGATGTATATTGAAAACGGTACCATTCAAATTGCTCCATTAGCTTTTATGCGCGGTCGTACTTTAGATAATGCGTTTGTAATTTTAGATGAAGGACAAAACACAACCCATAACCAAATGAAAATGTTTTTAACTCGTATGGGTAAAAATGCGAAGTTTTTATTAACGGGCGATCCCGGACAAATAGATTTACCTCGTCGTACCATTTCTGGATTGAAAGAAGCACTTTTAATTTTGAAAGATGTAGAAGGCGTGGGTATGATATTTTTAGATGATAAAGATGTTATCCGTCATAAATTAGTTAAGAAAGTTATTGAAGCTTACAAGAACATAGAAAACAGAGATTAA
- a CDS encoding sodium:solute symporter family protein codes for MGVQNWTYIIVGLTFALYIGIAIWTRAGSTKEFYVAGGGVSPLANGMATAADWMSAASFISMAGIISFAGYDGAVYLMGWTGGYVLLALLLAPYLRKFGKFTVPDFIGDRYYSNTARFVGVICALLVSFTYVAGQMRGVGLVFSRFLEVDINTGVIIGMFIVLFYAVLGGMKGITYTQVAQYCVLIFAFMVPAIFISLQITGNPIPQLGFGSTLSDGSGTYLLDKLDGLSTDLGFNEYTEGSKSVIDVFAITLALMVGTAGLPHVIVRFFTVKRVKDARKSAGLALLLIVILYTTAPAVAVFARKNMIETVSNKEYRNMPEWFKKWETTGLITFNDKNNDGVIQYVADKSKNELVVDNDIMVLVNPEIAQLPDWVIALVAAGALAAALSTAAGLLLVISSSVSHDLIKKMVNPNISEKGELLAARLSAVVAVCVAGYFGINPPGFVAATVALAFGLAAASFFPAIILGIFYKKMNKEGAVAGMVVGITSMLLYMVKYRLGWFDEVLPDKSAWWFGISPEGFGTVAMILNFVVSIVVMKFTPEPPQDVQEIVELIRIPSGAGEATGH; via the coding sequence ATTGGAGTTCAAAACTGGACGTATATTATTGTAGGATTAACTTTTGCCTTATATATTGGAATTGCAATCTGGACGCGTGCCGGATCTACAAAAGAATTTTATGTTGCCGGTGGTGGCGTTTCTCCTTTAGCAAATGGTATGGCAACCGCAGCAGATTGGATGAGTGCAGCTTCTTTTATTTCTATGGCAGGAATTATTTCTTTTGCGGGCTATGATGGTGCCGTTTACTTAATGGGGTGGACTGGAGGATATGTTTTGCTAGCATTATTGTTGGCGCCCTATTTACGTAAATTCGGAAAGTTTACAGTGCCAGATTTTATTGGAGACAGATACTATTCTAACACGGCCAGATTTGTTGGCGTTATTTGTGCACTTTTAGTATCATTTACTTATGTTGCCGGACAAATGCGTGGTGTAGGTTTGGTGTTCTCTCGATTTTTAGAAGTCGATATAAACACTGGTGTAATTATTGGGATGTTTATTGTTTTGTTTTACGCCGTTTTAGGTGGCATGAAAGGCATCACATATACTCAAGTCGCTCAATACTGTGTCTTGATTTTTGCTTTTATGGTACCTGCCATTTTTATTTCTTTACAAATAACAGGTAATCCTATTCCGCAATTAGGTTTTGGAAGTACCTTGTCAGATGGTTCAGGAACTTATCTGCTTGATAAATTAGATGGCTTAAGTACCGATCTTGGTTTTAACGAATACACAGAAGGTTCCAAATCGGTAATTGATGTATTTGCAATTACCTTAGCTTTAATGGTGGGTACAGCAGGATTGCCACATGTAATCGTGCGCTTTTTTACTGTTAAACGTGTTAAAGATGCTCGTAAATCGGCTGGTTTAGCTTTATTACTTATCGTTATTTTATATACTACAGCTCCGGCTGTGGCTGTTTTTGCAAGAAAAAATATGATTGAAACCGTTTCTAATAAAGAGTATCGTAATATGCCGGAATGGTTTAAAAAATGGGAAACAACTGGCCTAATTACTTTTAATGATAAAAATAATGATGGGGTTATTCAATACGTTGCAGACAAATCTAAAAACGAATTAGTTGTAGATAACGACATTATGGTACTGGTAAATCCAGAAATAGCGCAATTACCAGACTGGGTTATTGCTCTAGTAGCTGCAGGTGCACTAGCAGCAGCATTGTCTACAGCAGCAGGCTTATTATTAGTAATTTCATCATCGGTTTCTCACGATTTAATTAAGAAAATGGTTAATCCTAATATCTCTGAAAAAGGCGAATTATTAGCAGCGCGTTTGTCTGCGGTTGTGGCTGTTTGCGTTGCAGGGTATTTCGGAATTAATCCGCCTGGTTTTGTTGCTGCTACCGTAGCTTTAGCCTTTGGTTTGGCTGCAGCATCATTTTTTCCAGCTATTATTTTAGGAATTTTTTACAAGAAAATGAATAAAGAAGGTGCCGTTGCCGGAATGGTTGTAGGTATAACATCGATGTTACTTTATATGGTTAAATACCGATTAGGATGGTTTGATGAGGTTTTACCCGATAAAAGTGCATGGTGGTTTGGTATTTCTCCAGAAGGATTTGGTACCGTGGCCATGATTTTAAATTTTGTAGTATCAATTGTTGTAATGAAATTTACACCAGAGCCACCACAAGATGTTCAAGAAATTGTAGAACTAATTAGAATTCCTAGTGGAGCAGGAGAAGCTACCGGGCATTAG
- the gldF gene encoding gliding motility-associated ABC transporter permease subunit GldF: MFAILKKEINSFFASPIGYLVIGVFLLLNGLFLWVFKGEFNILDYGFADLSSFFLLAPWILMFLIPAVTMRSFADEKKQGTLELLLTKPISHLNIVLGKYFGAFVLILISLTPTLLYVFTVYQLGNPVGNLDMGSTLGSYFGLLFLIAAYTAIGIFTSSLSDNQIVAFIIAVVLCLLFYIGFEGISEFTSSNFIEQLGMNIHFKSMSRGVLDTRDIIYFISLTIFFLILTKLNINKN, translated from the coding sequence ATGTTTGCCATTTTAAAAAAAGAAATAAACTCATTTTTCGCCTCACCAATAGGTTATCTTGTTATTGGTGTTTTTTTACTTTTAAATGGTTTGTTTCTTTGGGTTTTTAAAGGCGAATTTAATATTCTCGATTATGGTTTTGCAGACTTATCATCATTCTTTTTACTAGCGCCATGGATTCTTATGTTCCTCATACCAGCAGTAACTATGCGCAGTTTTGCCGATGAAAAAAAACAAGGCACCTTAGAGCTTTTGCTAACCAAACCTATTTCGCATTTAAACATTGTTTTAGGCAAATATTTTGGTGCATTTGTACTTATATTAATTAGTTTAACCCCAACCCTTTTATATGTTTTTACGGTGTATCAATTAGGAAATCCGGTTGGAAATTTAGATATGGGTAGCACCTTGGGGTCGTATTTCGGACTCCTTTTTTTAATAGCTGCTTACACCGCTATTGGTATTTTTACATCGTCTTTATCAGACAATCAAATTGTTGCTTTTATAATTGCTGTCGTGCTTTGTCTTCTATTTTATATTGGTTTTGAAGGCATTTCAGAATTCACTTCTAGTAATTTTATAGAACAATTGGGTATGAATATTCACTTTAAAAGTATGAGTCGAGGTGTCCTCGATACCAGAGATATTATATATTTTATAAGCTTAACTATTTTCTTTTTAATTCTAACGAAATTAAATATTAACAAAAATTAA
- the gldG gene encoding gliding motility-associated ABC transporter substrate-binding protein GldG, which translates to MSKKAKHIVVLIIAILAVNLFSKVVYKRFDLTEDKRFTLSETAVDIVENIDAPVIIDVFLQGEDFPSEFRRLQNETKQLLEEFAAINNNIIFNFINPIEDEASRERNIQQLSARGLMPMQLSVQENGKSTQAIIFPWALASYNDETITIPLVKNKIGADQQELVTNSVQHLEYAFADGLSKLTTPKHKKIAVLKGNNELSDKYIADFIKKIGEYYFIAPFTLDSVETNAQKTLTKLEDFDLIIAAKPTEAFTEAEKYVLDQYTMNGGKSLWLVDAVAMEKDSLYNETGKNFAITRDLNLTDFFFKYGVRINPVITSTLYSTPITLAIGEGSNAQFQHLQWPYSPLAASNNNHAITNNLNLVKFDFANQIDTLKNNIKKTILLETAPLTKLEGTPREISLDLVTQPQDPALFNKGNQTLAVLLEGTFTSVYSNRIKPLKLKTDKLKSAPTKMIVIADGDIIKNDVVRNKPQELGFDKWTGQSYGNKEFLLNAVNYLLDDNGLINIRTKEIAVAFLNQEKIASEKTTWQIVNILLPLILLAAFGVLFSYIRKKKYTA; encoded by the coding sequence TTGAGTAAAAAAGCAAAACATATTGTCGTTTTAATAATAGCAATACTTGCTGTTAATTTATTTAGTAAAGTCGTTTACAAACGTTTCGATTTAACTGAAGACAAACGTTTTACCTTAAGCGAGACTGCTGTTGATATTGTTGAAAACATAGATGCGCCCGTTATAATTGATGTTTTTTTACAGGGCGAAGATTTTCCTTCGGAGTTTAGAAGACTTCAAAACGAAACCAAACAACTTCTTGAAGAATTCGCCGCCATCAACAACAATATTATATTCAACTTTATTAATCCTATTGAGGATGAAGCGAGCCGCGAGCGCAACATTCAACAATTAAGCGCAAGAGGGTTAATGCCCATGCAATTAAGTGTTCAGGAAAATGGAAAATCGACACAAGCTATTATATTTCCTTGGGCGTTAGCTAGTTATAATGATGAAACGATTACCATTCCGTTGGTAAAAAATAAAATTGGCGCCGATCAACAAGAATTAGTAACAAACTCGGTTCAACATTTAGAATATGCATTCGCCGATGGTTTAAGCAAACTAACCACTCCAAAACATAAAAAAATTGCTGTTTTAAAAGGGAATAATGAATTGAGCGATAAATATATTGCCGATTTTATTAAGAAAATTGGTGAGTATTACTTTATTGCGCCCTTTACTTTAGATAGTGTAGAAACCAATGCGCAAAAAACACTAACTAAGCTAGAAGATTTCGATTTAATTATTGCCGCAAAACCAACCGAAGCTTTCACCGAAGCAGAGAAATATGTTTTAGACCAATACACCATGAATGGTGGCAAAAGCCTCTGGCTTGTTGATGCTGTGGCAATGGAAAAAGACAGTTTGTACAACGAAACCGGAAAGAATTTTGCCATAACCAGAGATTTAAATTTAACTGACTTTTTCTTTAAATACGGCGTAAGAATAAATCCTGTTATTACCAGCACACTATACTCGACTCCAATTACATTGGCTATTGGCGAAGGAAGTAATGCTCAATTTCAACATTTACAATGGCCTTATTCGCCATTAGCGGCATCTAATAACAATCATGCAATTACCAATAATTTAAATTTAGTGAAATTTGATTTTGCCAATCAAATTGACACCTTAAAAAACAATATTAAAAAAACAATTTTGCTGGAAACGGCCCCTCTAACAAAATTAGAAGGCACGCCGCGAGAAATTAGTTTAGATTTAGTTACGCAGCCACAAGATCCGGCATTGTTTAATAAAGGAAATCAGACTTTAGCTGTACTTCTTGAAGGTACTTTTACATCGGTTTATAGCAATCGTATTAAACCTTTAAAATTAAAAACCGATAAACTTAAAAGTGCACCAACAAAAATGATTGTAATTGCCGATGGCGACATCATTAAAAACGACGTTGTTAGAAATAAACCGCAAGAATTAGGTTTCGATAAATGGACAGGACAATCTTACGGAAATAAAGAATTCTTATTGAATGCTGTTAATTATTTACTTGACGACAACGGACTTATAAACATTCGAACCAAAGAAATTGCAGTTGCTTTTTTAAATCAAGAAAAAATTGCTTCAGAAAAAACGACTTGGCAAATCGTAAACATCTTATTACCACTTATATTACTAGCTGCTTTTGGTGTTCTTTTTAGTTACATAAGAAAGAAAAAATACACTGCTTAA